A window of the Dyadobacter pollutisoli genome harbors these coding sequences:
- a CDS encoding TonB-dependent receptor domain-containing protein, which yields MKRTSFLNLIALFLLTNTFFVSLPAIAFPVNGTKTGYVDGGKLVGKIVESPGNVGVSFATVALLMVKDSALTNGGVADENGVFTIANVNPGKYILRITNMGYQTLFVPNVSVAAEGNLLDLGNITILPEAKKLNEVIVRGEKSMIVDDIDKKMVNIGKDMLATSNNVSDLLEKVPAVSLDENGNPQVRGKGNVVVLIDGKPSNLYGSDLPTILQSFPANLIERIDVMTTPSAKYEGEGASGVIDIITKKTKIRGTNGGMRLTLGNKNNHNLSGNINYKAGKFGLNASLSGQSRQMTWKRNLSRDNFISENTSHLQQSGTGGNKGKNAFGRVGMNYDFNDKNSVEVGVNYSLDENKNNSSILNETSVTPGIVSESFRRLNNTSGNGNNMNFSFDYRKKFADKDHQLNFTSSYSLGSSDGESYLSQESEIDSLLRNQQNIRDAKRRSLFLNTDYTWPITPKSTLEVGLRSRTSSNDNTNAFYTMSKETGSYGFDPNISNIFGYRDATYTGFMTFSQKTDLWGMRAGLRVTDYNQEINQISVNREFSVHFLTLVPSLALTRKLGETSQLKLNYSRRVQRPEADWLNPYTDISDPRNVKSGNPNLKPEFTHKAEMGYSNYEASGGFGPSLFMDYSNNAITQIRTIDESGISLTRFDNVGRELSYGFETDFSQTIGEILKINGSGRVFRSEVVSQIAQIDNRTWSYSGNLNAFIKLPMDFRASAYVNYEGPRAIAQGTREGVFIANMGIRKDLLEKKATISFNVQDIFLSRAYKSQLNTATYSQNSLWQQTNRLVNLTFQYRFGKITASGDDA from the coding sequence GTGAAGAGAACCTCTTTTCTAAACCTTATTGCGCTATTTTTACTCACAAACACATTCTTCGTTTCACTTCCAGCCATTGCATTTCCTGTAAACGGTACAAAAACCGGGTACGTAGACGGTGGCAAACTGGTAGGTAAAATCGTCGAGTCGCCTGGAAACGTTGGCGTTAGTTTTGCAACCGTAGCCTTGCTGATGGTCAAGGATTCAGCACTTACCAATGGCGGAGTTGCCGATGAAAACGGTGTCTTTACCATTGCTAATGTTAATCCCGGAAAATACATTCTTCGGATTACCAATATGGGTTACCAAACCCTGTTTGTACCCAATGTCAGCGTAGCAGCAGAAGGTAACCTGCTTGATCTTGGAAATATCACAATCCTGCCAGAAGCAAAAAAACTCAATGAAGTCATCGTGAGGGGCGAAAAGAGCATGATCGTCGACGACATCGATAAGAAAATGGTCAACATTGGGAAGGATATGCTTGCAACCAGTAACAATGTAAGTGACCTGCTGGAAAAGGTACCTGCAGTATCGCTCGACGAAAACGGCAACCCGCAGGTTCGTGGAAAAGGTAATGTGGTCGTTTTGATCGACGGGAAGCCATCCAATTTATACGGCAGTGACCTTCCTACCATTTTGCAGTCTTTTCCTGCCAACTTGATCGAACGAATCGATGTCATGACCACGCCTTCGGCAAAATATGAAGGTGAAGGTGCTTCAGGGGTTATTGATATTATTACCAAAAAAACGAAGATCCGTGGTACCAACGGCGGAATGCGGCTTACATTGGGAAACAAAAACAATCACAATTTATCTGGCAACATTAATTACAAAGCTGGAAAATTTGGCCTGAATGCTTCGTTAAGTGGCCAAAGCAGACAAATGACCTGGAAACGAAACCTCAGCCGCGACAATTTTATTTCTGAGAACACCTCTCACCTGCAACAATCAGGGACAGGCGGAAATAAAGGCAAAAACGCATTTGGCCGCGTGGGAATGAATTACGATTTCAATGATAAGAACTCAGTAGAAGTCGGGGTGAACTATTCATTGGATGAAAACAAAAACAACAGCAGCATTCTCAACGAAACGAGCGTAACACCGGGTATCGTTTCCGAAAGCTTCCGTCGCCTCAACAATACCAGCGGTAATGGCAATAACATGAACTTTAGCTTTGATTATCGGAAAAAATTCGCCGATAAAGATCATCAGCTCAACTTTACCAGCAGCTACTCCCTCGGCTCGTCCGACGGAGAATCATACCTTTCACAGGAAAGCGAAATTGATAGCCTGTTGAGAAATCAGCAAAATATAAGGGATGCCAAACGCAGGTCTCTCTTCCTGAATACGGACTATACCTGGCCCATTACGCCAAAATCAACGTTGGAAGTAGGTTTACGGTCACGGACAAGCTCTAATGACAACACCAATGCTTTCTATACCATGAGCAAGGAAACAGGCAGCTATGGATTTGATCCGAACATCAGTAACATTTTCGGGTACAGGGATGCTACCTACACCGGTTTTATGACATTTTCCCAAAAAACCGATCTATGGGGAATGCGTGCCGGCTTGCGTGTGACAGATTACAACCAGGAGATCAACCAGATCAGCGTTAACCGTGAATTCAGCGTACATTTTCTCACATTGGTACCCTCACTTGCATTGACCCGAAAACTGGGCGAAACTTCACAGCTAAAATTGAATTACAGCCGCCGCGTACAGCGTCCGGAAGCTGACTGGCTCAACCCTTATACCGATATTTCCGATCCGCGCAACGTAAAATCCGGCAATCCTAACCTGAAACCTGAGTTTACACATAAGGCCGAAATGGGTTATTCCAATTATGAAGCGTCCGGCGGCTTTGGGCCTTCTCTCTTTATGGATTACTCCAACAATGCAATTACCCAGATCAGGACGATTGATGAAAGCGGTATTTCACTTACCCGTTTCGACAATGTGGGCCGTGAACTATCTTACGGATTTGAAACCGATTTCTCTCAGACAATCGGCGAGATATTAAAAATTAATGGAAGCGGCAGGGTATTCCGCAGTGAGGTAGTATCGCAAATAGCACAAATTGATAACCGCACATGGAGTTATTCGGGGAACCTGAATGCATTTATAAAATTACCAATGGATTTCCGTGCATCCGCGTATGTGAACTACGAGGGCCCGCGCGCTATCGCACAAGGTACCCGCGAAGGTGTTTTTATCGCCAATATGGGTATCAGAAAGGATCTCCTGGAAAAAAAAGCAACAATTTCGTTTAATGTTCAGGACATATTTTTGTCCAGGGCCTACAAAAGCCAGTTGAACACCGCTACCTATTCTCAAAATTCGCTCTGGCAGCAAACCAACCGTCTTGTTAACCTCACTTTCCAATACAGATTTGGAAAAATCACGGCAAGCGGAGACGATGCATAG
- a CDS encoding translocation/assembly module TamB domain-containing protein: MKKALKVLAIVILTVLILVGVLIWGIQTPFGQNFLTSQANSFLRKKLKTKVNIEKVRFDIPDWIMLEGVYLEDTHGDTLLAGKRLYVDLDMYSLIKGNVGINKVELEGVTANINRVLPDTVFNFQFIVDAFASTDTVQTDTASAPMEMRLDQISLKNVKLSYRDAVTGTDASTNIDSALVKFDKFNPTLSQYHPTTLAILNSQAKVRMYKALKVAAAGPAPQPDPTDSLDLKLGDIDISQFKFQFDDEISGLKNGVTVGRLQGHVNKIFMGSQRVEVKNVSLENMSLYAEFAKKVKAEALKDTVTTATNAPADETQGWHVKVGDIKLVNNDLRYDDFNSPAIPKGLDYAHLNVKDLNVALQEFVFSPEKIAGALKSASFKEKSGFTLQELRTNFAYGDKETYLRNLFVKTPKTLLRDELSLRYNSLDDLTKDIGKVKIKLRLTNSQIAFSDILLLVPDLAKTPPFDKEPSGMVKGSGQIAGSVDDMLISKARFTMLDGTVLSADGRLRGLPDANKLNMDLAINEISSTRQDLLKMLPDSTVPASIELPEQIKISGKVKGSMENLTLTTTINTSFGNGTFSGNLKNITDSLKAQYNGTLAFNDFDLGKLMKQPPEQMGKLSLRTDIEGIGYAPKTMKARLDGTIQSADIKGYVYNNLSLRGDVDNGMANIAANMDDRNIDVNLTAQADLSKEFPSVKADVSIDNLDLTALHLYEDSLRVKGDIEVDMPAANPENPLGNIRINDLVLTHHRKPIGIDSINVALTDSSGLKQADIESPFLKAKMKGDFVYTEIADVLLTEVGKHFKAPDLTYNTITKPVNFTLDATVTNHPALQMFVPQLKEMKDIQLHAQLDNQKDSSIVARLTIPMVDYDSIRTERVSVNFANVEENATLNAYVGLVNTGSFRMQNASLESKIVNNDVKFDFIVKDSVDTDRHMLKGDLAVAGSHYRLNLRDDLLLNYVEWETDTAGYIQYATDSLYVKDFVIKNGGQAIKINSTTAAPNSPLDIALSNISIGPLIEIVTLDSTMASGILNGKILLSNYMTAPVYTGDLTIDSLAVTKIPVGNLALKSTNETENLIRVDMSLTSGENDMRVAGGYNLKSDSPMDFKMDLKKLSAKTIEAFSFGELRNAEGNLTGDIAITGSTDSPRLNGAVNFDKVAFNATQLGARYSLANQKINFNGQNIVFNNFIIADSVNQQMKIDGNVSIADIPNVGYNLTINAKNFNVLNSTQKQNELFFGKANIDANLTVKGQGSKSVIDGNIKVDPGSNITVVMPNDATEAGDATKGVIEFVDMSDSTQVAQADSIATELMVDFASQINLEIAVDDKSEFKVVIDELNGDNIRLKGNAQLNTGIAPNGQLFLLGSYDLTEGSYDLTLQILKRQFEIQKESTLLWTGDPMKADLNITASYRVMVDPGSIATKFQGASKIPIDVQIIITGNLTTPNITFNIVPGKNIDEQIKKDITSQIFWSDMIGNPSETNKQAFALLITNKFITDQSTAGFNVGSSAEAVARQSVSQLLSDQLNNLASDLIKGVDLNIGLNSTADQTTGARTDLNLGLSKAFLNDRLKISVGKNFELESQNKSANSNEVFDNIALDYSITRDGRYMFRGYRKNQYQSILEGFIIETGVSFIITADYDLLREIFQKQRNEK; encoded by the coding sequence ATGAAGAAAGCACTAAAAGTATTGGCCATTGTAATTTTGACCGTATTGATTCTGGTAGGAGTCTTGATTTGGGGCATTCAGACACCTTTTGGGCAGAATTTTCTGACATCGCAGGCCAATTCTTTTCTACGGAAAAAGCTCAAAACAAAAGTCAATATTGAGAAAGTGCGCTTCGACATTCCTGATTGGATCATGCTCGAAGGCGTTTATCTGGAAGACACACACGGAGATACATTGCTTGCGGGCAAAAGACTTTATGTAGATCTTGATATGTACAGCCTGATCAAAGGCAATGTAGGCATCAATAAAGTTGAACTGGAAGGTGTAACGGCGAATATCAACCGGGTACTGCCGGATACCGTTTTCAATTTTCAGTTTATCGTCGATGCTTTTGCAAGTACCGACACGGTTCAGACGGATACTGCTTCTGCGCCGATGGAAATGCGTCTTGACCAGATCAGCCTGAAAAATGTAAAGCTGTCTTATCGCGACGCGGTGACAGGAACCGACGCATCGACCAACATTGATTCGGCATTGGTGAAATTTGACAAATTCAACCCTACCCTCTCCCAATACCACCCCACTACTTTGGCCATTCTGAACAGCCAGGCGAAAGTAAGAATGTACAAGGCGCTAAAAGTAGCCGCAGCCGGGCCTGCCCCACAACCAGACCCGACCGATTCGCTCGACCTGAAATTGGGCGACATTGATATCAGCCAGTTCAAATTTCAGTTTGATGATGAAATTTCAGGATTAAAGAATGGCGTGACCGTGGGCAGATTGCAAGGCCACGTCAACAAAATTTTCATGGGAAGCCAGCGGGTAGAAGTGAAAAATGTGTCCCTGGAAAATATGTCGCTGTATGCAGAGTTTGCAAAAAAGGTGAAAGCAGAAGCTTTAAAAGATACTGTCACTACGGCAACGAATGCCCCGGCTGACGAAACGCAAGGCTGGCATGTAAAAGTAGGAGACATCAAGCTGGTCAATAATGATCTCCGTTACGATGACTTTAATAGCCCGGCCATACCCAAAGGCCTGGACTATGCACATTTGAATGTAAAAGATTTGAATGTTGCCTTGCAGGAATTCGTTTTTTCTCCTGAAAAAATAGCCGGCGCATTGAAATCAGCTTCTTTCAAAGAAAAGAGCGGATTTACTTTACAGGAACTTCGCACGAATTTCGCTTATGGTGATAAGGAAACTTACCTCAGAAACCTGTTTGTAAAAACCCCGAAAACATTACTGAGAGACGAACTTAGTCTGCGATACAACAGCCTCGACGACCTTACCAAAGACATTGGCAAAGTCAAGATCAAACTGCGGCTTACGAACAGTCAAATTGCATTTTCAGACATTCTGTTGCTGGTTCCCGACCTGGCCAAAACACCTCCTTTCGACAAGGAACCCAGTGGAATGGTGAAAGGATCGGGGCAGATTGCAGGTTCGGTCGACGATATGCTGATTTCCAAAGCGCGGTTCACGATGCTCGACGGAACCGTACTGAGTGCGGATGGAAGGCTGCGTGGATTGCCTGATGCAAATAAATTGAACATGGACCTGGCGATCAACGAAATATCGTCGACCAGACAGGACTTGCTCAAAATGCTTCCCGACAGCACGGTGCCGGCTTCCATTGAACTTCCTGAGCAAATCAAGATCTCGGGAAAGGTCAAAGGATCAATGGAAAACCTGACTTTGACGACGACGATCAACACTTCATTCGGTAACGGCACATTTTCGGGTAACCTCAAAAACATTACCGATAGCTTGAAAGCCCAGTACAATGGTACATTGGCTTTCAATGACTTTGATCTGGGCAAATTGATGAAGCAGCCGCCCGAGCAAATGGGCAAGCTGAGCCTCAGAACCGACATTGAAGGTATTGGATACGCCCCCAAGACCATGAAAGCACGATTGGACGGCACCATTCAAAGTGCAGATATTAAGGGCTATGTATACAACAACCTTTCACTTCGCGGAGACGTCGATAATGGTATGGCCAACATTGCGGCCAATATGGATGACAGGAACATTGATGTTAACCTGACAGCCCAGGCTGATTTGTCCAAAGAATTCCCATCGGTCAAAGCAGATGTTTCTATTGACAATCTGGATCTTACCGCACTGCATTTATATGAGGACTCGTTGCGGGTAAAAGGCGATATTGAGGTAGATATGCCTGCGGCAAACCCCGAAAATCCGCTGGGCAATATCCGTATTAATGATTTGGTACTTACCCACCATCGCAAGCCCATCGGAATCGATAGTATCAATGTGGCGCTCACCGATTCGAGTGGTCTAAAACAGGCGGACATTGAATCGCCGTTTTTGAAAGCCAAAATGAAGGGTGACTTTGTGTATACTGAGATCGCCGACGTACTTTTGACCGAAGTAGGAAAGCATTTTAAAGCCCCCGACCTTACTTATAACACCATTACCAAACCCGTTAACTTTACATTGGATGCTACCGTGACCAACCATCCGGCTCTCCAAATGTTCGTACCGCAGTTGAAGGAGATGAAGGATATTCAGCTGCATGCGCAGCTCGACAACCAAAAAGATTCTTCGATCGTTGCAAGGCTTACAATTCCGATGGTGGATTATGATAGCATCCGCACCGAGCGCGTGTCGGTGAACTTCGCTAATGTCGAAGAAAATGCGACTTTAAATGCATATGTAGGACTTGTAAATACCGGCAGTTTCCGAATGCAGAATGCATCATTGGAAAGTAAAATCGTCAACAATGATGTAAAATTCGACTTCATTGTTAAGGATTCCGTAGATACCGACCGGCACATGTTGAAGGGAGACCTGGCGGTTGCAGGAAGCCACTACCGCCTGAACCTCCGGGACGACCTTTTACTGAACTACGTGGAATGGGAAACGGACACCGCAGGGTACATTCAATATGCTACGGACAGTTTATATGTCAAAGATTTTGTGATCAAAAATGGAGGACAGGCCATTAAAATCAATTCCACTACCGCTGCACCAAACAGCCCGCTGGACATTGCGTTGAGTAATATTTCAATTGGCCCACTGATTGAAATCGTTACCCTCGACTCCACCATGGCGTCGGGGATCCTGAACGGCAAGATACTCCTGAGCAACTACATGACAGCCCCGGTTTACACTGGCGACCTGACTATTGACAGCCTTGCCGTAACCAAAATACCGGTCGGAAACCTGGCTTTGAAATCGACGAATGAAACTGAGAACCTGATCCGGGTGGACATGTCGCTGACCAGTGGTGAGAATGATATGCGCGTCGCTGGTGGCTATAATTTAAAATCCGACAGTCCGATGGACTTTAAAATGGATTTGAAAAAACTAAGCGCCAAAACAATCGAAGCATTCAGCTTTGGCGAGCTGCGCAACGCTGAGGGAAATCTGACCGGCGACATTGCTATCACAGGATCGACCGACAGCCCGAGATTAAATGGTGCTGTGAATTTTGACAAAGTAGCATTTAATGCTACACAGCTGGGGGCTAGATATTCGCTGGCTAATCAGAAGATCAATTTCAATGGTCAAAACATCGTTTTCAACAATTTCATTATTGCGGACTCTGTGAACCAGCAAATGAAAATCGACGGAAATGTAAGCATTGCCGACATTCCTAATGTGGGCTATAATCTGACCATTAACGCCAAGAATTTCAATGTCCTTAATTCGACCCAGAAACAAAATGAGCTATTTTTCGGAAAAGCTAATATAGACGCCAACCTGACCGTAAAAGGACAGGGAAGCAAGTCGGTGATTGATGGAAACATCAAAGTTGACCCCGGTAGCAATATTACCGTAGTGATGCCCAATGATGCCACGGAAGCTGGCGACGCTACCAAAGGCGTGATTGAGTTTGTAGATATGAGCGATTCGACGCAAGTAGCGCAGGCGGATTCCATCGCCACCGAACTTATGGTAGACTTTGCGTCGCAAATTAATCTGGAAATTGCGGTGGACGACAAATCTGAATTTAAGGTCGTGATCGATGAATTGAACGGAGATAATATCAGGCTGAAAGGTAATGCGCAGCTTAATACCGGTATCGCACCGAATGGTCAGTTGTTTTTGCTGGGCTCATATGATCTTACCGAAGGCTCTTACGATTTGACTTTACAGATCCTGAAAAGACAGTTTGAAATTCAGAAAGAAAGTACATTGCTCTGGACAGGCGACCCTATGAAAGCCGATCTGAATATTACTGCCTCCTACCGGGTCATGGTGGACCCAGGATCCATTGCCACTAAATTTCAGGGAGCGAGCAAGATACCCATTGACGTACAGATCATCATCACAGGGAACCTCACCACCCCGAACATTACATTCAATATTGTTCCCGGAAAAAATATTGACGAGCAGATCAAAAAGGACATCACAAGCCAGATTTTCTGGTCAGATATGATCGGGAACCCGTCCGAAACGAACAAACAGGCCTTCGCGTTATTGATCACCAATAAATTCATCACCGATCAGTCGACGGCCGGTTTCAATGTCGGATCCAGCGCGGAAGCGGTTGCCAGGCAGAGTGTGAGCCAGTTATTAAGCGACCAGTTGAACAACCTTGCGTCTGACCTGATCAAAGGCGTTGACCTGAACATTGGCCTCAACTCAACGGCCGACCAGACAACCGGTGCCCGTACTGACCTTAATCTAGGCTTGAGTAAAGCATTTTTAAATGACCGTCTCAAAATTTCGGTCGGTAAAAACTTTGAACTGGAAAGTCAGAACAAGTCTGCAAACTCCAATGAAGTGTTTGACAATATTGCGCTCGATTATTCGATTACCAGGGATGGCAGATATATGTTCCGGGGATACCGTAAAAACCAATATCAGTCCATTCTTGAAGGTTTTATAATTGAAACCGGGGTGAGCTTTATAATAACCGCGGATTACGATCTGCTTCGTGAAATTTTTCAAAAGCAACGAAATGAAAAATAG
- the tamL gene encoding translocation and assembly module lipoprotein TamL — translation MKNSVFGIMVIGILLSSCSVNKYVPEGQSLYIGNNVKVTADSISKPNVSGVADQLEGIIKPPPNKTIFGFAWKVWFYYWIGEPKDEGGLRSWFRKKLGEPPKYATQRIVDINAKNMVSFLDNEGYYRSSARGKLVPSKKKKRRTAVAEYEAYVMPRYVINEISYVVPDSSLFNRDLVFSKKDTYLKKGDPIRLDVITAERTRIDSELKGKGYYYFNPDYLIVKVDSTIGKADSTLGPQQVNLFLEVKKETAQTSLKQYFINRIYVNTGTEENKSADTVVNQGRLRRGLTIKDPGNLYKRRIFYDAIGFRRGNMYTNTMHDVSLQRLVNLQNFRFVKNRFDLVPRSDSAMLDVHYDLAPMKKKSLQTTISASTKSNNLGGSQLDVTWRNRNFFRGAEMLSVRGYFGFDVQLGGNKAANPNKVGNEYYRYGASADLAFPRFIIPFVRIRPEKSQALPKTILSLNYENRIQKNLYTITSIRGDWSYVWRKNSEVEHTLTPFSINLVQSRNVNTELLAEIVTDPNTNPIDIDRLYKLVDQKYFIAGSNYSISYRPIPKPFSRNQYALTGGIDYGGNLLSLFAKRASDDTLGIYAKEFLHVPVFQYVKLDGDVRYYRTITPGIKWASRLMLGAVKPYGNSKNMTTPQFKQYFGGGSTGIRAFRARALGPGALAPDTASIRLLGYQNFADIRMEFNTELRLKFTNIINGAVFMDAGNIWSFGDGARAGYFDKNALISSKFLKQIAVGGGIGLRLDFSYLIFRLDLATPFRKPWYTQVVDTETPEGEVTYKNPWVFNEINFGSKAWRKENLILNIAVGLPF, via the coding sequence ATGAAAAATAGTGTATTCGGCATCATGGTCATAGGCATATTGCTGAGCAGTTGCTCGGTCAATAAGTATGTGCCGGAGGGCCAGAGTCTATATATTGGTAACAATGTCAAAGTAACTGCTGACAGCATATCGAAACCCAATGTTTCGGGGGTTGCCGATCAGCTGGAAGGGATCATTAAGCCGCCGCCTAATAAGACGATCTTCGGGTTTGCATGGAAAGTATGGTTCTACTATTGGATTGGCGAACCCAAAGATGAAGGCGGGCTAAGGAGTTGGTTCCGGAAAAAACTGGGTGAACCTCCAAAGTATGCGACACAGCGTATTGTCGATATCAATGCCAAAAATATGGTGTCTTTTCTCGATAATGAAGGCTACTACCGGTCATCGGCCAGGGGAAAACTGGTGCCCAGCAAAAAGAAAAAACGCAGGACCGCGGTTGCGGAATATGAGGCTTATGTGATGCCACGGTATGTGATCAATGAGATTAGCTACGTGGTACCGGATAGCTCTCTTTTCAACAGAGACCTCGTTTTTTCAAAAAAAGACACGTATTTAAAAAAAGGAGATCCGATCCGGCTCGACGTCATAACGGCAGAACGGACGCGGATCGACAGTGAGCTGAAAGGGAAAGGCTATTATTATTTCAATCCCGATTACCTGATCGTCAAAGTAGATTCGACCATTGGTAAGGCCGATTCCACACTAGGCCCTCAGCAGGTAAATCTGTTTCTCGAAGTAAAAAAAGAAACCGCGCAAACTTCGTTGAAACAGTATTTCATCAACCGTATTTACGTGAATACTGGCACGGAGGAAAACAAATCTGCCGACACAGTCGTGAACCAGGGCCGGTTACGGCGGGGATTAACCATTAAAGACCCGGGTAACCTTTATAAACGTCGGATTTTTTATGATGCGATCGGTTTCCGGCGAGGTAATATGTATACGAACACGATGCACGATGTATCGTTGCAGCGGTTGGTCAATCTTCAAAATTTCCGTTTTGTAAAAAACCGCTTTGATCTGGTCCCACGCTCAGACTCAGCAATGCTGGACGTGCATTACGACCTGGCACCGATGAAGAAGAAGTCGCTACAGACCACCATAAGTGCCAGCACGAAATCGAACAACCTTGGTGGATCACAGTTGGATGTTACCTGGCGGAACAGAAATTTTTTCAGAGGTGCGGAGATGTTGTCGGTAAGAGGCTACTTTGGATTTGACGTTCAACTAGGAGGCAATAAAGCGGCCAATCCCAACAAGGTTGGAAATGAATACTATCGGTATGGTGCCAGCGCAGATCTTGCCTTTCCAAGATTCATCATTCCATTCGTGAGAATACGACCTGAAAAAAGTCAGGCGCTGCCCAAGACCATTTTGTCATTGAACTATGAAAACCGGATTCAAAAAAACCTGTACACCATAACCTCAATCCGTGGCGACTGGTCTTATGTTTGGAGGAAGAATTCGGAAGTTGAGCATACGCTCACTCCATTCTCTATTAACCTGGTACAGTCGAGAAATGTCAATACTGAACTATTGGCCGAAATCGTTACAGATCCTAATACCAATCCGATAGATATTGACAGGCTTTATAAACTTGTCGATCAAAAATACTTCATAGCAGGTTCCAATTACTCGATATCATATCGCCCTATTCCGAAACCTTTCAGCAGAAATCAATACGCCTTGACGGGTGGCATAGACTATGGTGGCAATTTGCTAAGTCTTTTTGCAAAAAGAGCTTCTGATGACACTTTGGGAATATATGCAAAAGAGTTTTTGCACGTTCCAGTATTCCAGTATGTCAAATTGGATGGTGACGTTAGGTATTACCGAACGATAACACCTGGTATCAAATGGGCGAGCCGATTGATGTTGGGGGCAGTAAAACCATACGGGAATTCTAAGAACATGACAACACCTCAGTTCAAGCAATATTTTGGTGGAGGTAGTACCGGAATTAGAGCCTTCCGGGCGCGAGCACTCGGCCCAGGTGCCCTTGCGCCAGATACGGCGTCAATTCGCCTCCTCGGTTACCAGAATTTTGCCGATATACGAATGGAGTTTAACACTGAGCTCCGCCTTAAATTCACAAACATCATTAATGGGGCCGTATTTATGGACGCAGGAAATATCTGGTCTTTTGGAGACGGCGCCAGAGCTGGCTATTTTGACAAGAATGCTTTAATAAGCAGCAAATTCCTAAAACAGATTGCAGTTGGCGGTGGAATCGGTCTGCGGCTTGACTTTTCGTACCTTATTTTCCGCTTAGACCTGGCTACACCTTTCAGAAAACCATGGTATACTCAGGTTGTGGACACAGAAACTCCCGAAGGCGAGGTTACATACAAAAATCCGTGGGTGTTTAATGAAATTAACTTCGGCAGCAAAGCTTGGAGAAAGGAGAACCTGATCCTGAACATTGCGGTCGGGCTGCCGTTTTAG
- the mce gene encoding methylmalonyl-CoA epimerase yields the protein MKNVEHIGIAVKELAAAEQLFSALFNANPYKREMVESEGVATSFFKINETKIELLESLSADGVIARFIEKKGEGFHHIAFETEDIIAEMKRLQEEGFILLNDTPKRGADNKLVCFLHPKSTNGILIELCQEIK from the coding sequence ATGAAAAACGTAGAGCACATTGGTATTGCCGTAAAGGAGCTGGCCGCCGCTGAGCAGCTTTTTTCAGCGCTTTTTAATGCCAATCCATACAAACGCGAAATGGTAGAATCAGAGGGTGTTGCTACCTCATTTTTCAAGATCAATGAGACGAAAATAGAGCTACTGGAATCACTATCGGCCGATGGTGTAATCGCCAGATTTATAGAAAAAAAAGGCGAGGGGTTTCACCACATCGCCTTTGAAACAGAAGATATTATTGCCGAAATGAAGCGTTTGCAAGAAGAAGGTTTCATCCTTCTGAATGACACTCCCAAAAGAGGCGCAGACAACAAGCTGGTCTGTTTTCTCCACCCCAAAAGTACTAATGGGATTTTGATTGAGCTTTGTCAGGAGATTAAGTAG